From Aspergillus luchuensis IFO 4308 DNA, chromosome 2, nearly complete sequence:
GTACTATCAATGCGTATCTGAAATATTCATCACTAGGCTAGATTGGATTGCGCACTGCATGACAAGGTACAAGGTACAATGGATGAAGTGAAGAAAGCATCAATAGCAGTATCTaatacaaacaaacaaatgaAAGATCAAAGTAATGCTAAGAAGGACGGACTTCCGCTAGCAAAATGGTTCGAATCAAGACGATATTTTCCCCAAGTTACTGTACGAGCCTGCTCTGCTCTGTTCTGCTCTATACAAAACAATATCCATCCAACCCACCTAATCTAAACCCCCGTATCAAACTACCCCTTAATCCAATCCCATTAATCTCTTTCTTACAACAAGAAACCCGCAGTCGACCCAAAGAACAACAGCGCCAACACACCCACACTCTTCTTCGtaaccgccacaccagcacCACTAGTCGACGAAGCCGTGGAGCCACTGGAAGTGCTGGACCCAGTGCTAGACGAGCCACCGGTAGCCGTAGCAGTCGAGACGATAGTGCCAGCGCCAGTGGTAGGAACGCTACCGGTAGCAGTAGCGTTGGCGTTAGTGTTACACCAGACCTCACCGGCCTCGGAGGCCTTGATGAGACATTCGGCCAGGGTACCGACGGTCTGGTCCTGAGCCAGACAGTAGTAGTCGCAGCTGTCGTAGGAGACGATGGAGGCGGAGCCACAGCAGCTGCTCATGATGGcggagttgttgttgcgcaTGGGCATGGCGCAGGCGGCATCTTTGACGGGGATGTCGTAGAGCTTGTTGAtgcaggtggaggaggcggaggcggcggtgccggttgaggtggtggtcacggacatggtgatggtaTTAGTGAGTGGATTTGGTGAAGATAGATAGTGGTATTAAGATTGAAGAACGAGTGTGAGAATGGtaaattcttttcttgtaTGGATCTGAGCCACTGGAATAGATGGGATATGGAGAAGTAGAAGCCACAAAGGGTCAGGTCACTCACTACTTATAACTGTTtggtactactagtactcgCTATGGGTCTTCTTTAATGTCAGTGCCTGGTACCTAACTTAGAAGCGACCCGGAAAGGGCTAGCcatgggttggttggttacaGACATGGCTGTAGGTTCACCGCTACGGCTCGCCCCTGATCCctctgtctatctatctccaCTTGAGACCCTCAGCCTCCCTCAGTCCCATGTCCTTTCTTCTAATTATGGGGCCTCGCTAGACCGGATCGAGCCCTACGGGCTGCGCTGCATCCCTGAGGGTCAGCGCTACCGGATGGCGAAGTGCATATGGCTGGACTATGATTAAGGGTACATGATTAGAACTACGAAGTGAGACTATGAATAGCTGACTTCTTTTCTTAATCTCTTTTCCTAAACGACATCGACTAAGGATACTGGATGACGCGTGCAGTAGATAGCATGATACTGCGATATACTTAGTTCTGCTTGGCATTGTAGAGGATATACCGAATCAGAAGCACAACGGACTGAGACAAAGTGGAGGCCATTGATCCTGTCCACTCTGGAGGGAGCAGGAATGGGGCGTTATGGGGGCACTGGGGATGAAGTCACTTCCATGTTGCGTCCAGAGCGGTACCTTGCCCTGGTCTATATTGCTTTTCTATTATACTGCAGCTGCATATTCAGCGAATGATTGGGCTACTCGTGGTGACTTCCATATGGTGCCAGGCTATGCATCAACTGCAATGATGGATATCATGTCACAGTCGGAGAAAGACGATACATCAAAGTAcatgatgcatgcatggccCAGGCAGCAAGCAGGTACAACGCACTCCGTACAGAGTCATCATCCATAACTCACCAGTCGGAAACAAGCGGTTCGTCCCATCGGGagggaggcgaagaggaatGAAATTTTCGGATGCCAGCCTTGGCAGGTAGGCTTATGGGTGTCCAGTTAAGGTGTGAGGATATAACTTTTCCCTGGAGTTGTGAGATCGCCCGTATAGTCTTGCGATCTATTCGCAGTCCGGTGGCGTCGCTTAACTGTTCGCGACGGATAGCCAAGAAATCTCCAAATCTCCGCTGGCATCGCCAAAGTTGCCTGCAATAATTGTCACCCGTGGAAGAGAGACAACACAGCCATCGTTGGGGAGTTTTGTTCTCTtgaaaatctttaaatagGCCCTTCTATAGATAGGTGGTGAGTGGGAGAGCGGGTCAGCCGGTAAAGAATTCTGgacggtggtgttgttgtggagAGCCCGGGTAAAGACTATTCAGGGCTGTCCATCTCCACAGCTCCCACAGGGCGACTGCTTGCTCTGCAGTTTCAACTTGAAGGTTCAATCAATTATCGAAAGTGGACTTTGAATGATAAGCACGAGTCAGAGACAATTGGCTCATAATTCgcagaaagagaaacaatAGGGAAAGGGagtcttcctcctgcacgTAGCAGTACAAAGCGCAAGCATGTTGCACAAGGCATTTTAGAAGGCCCGAGCCTCCCAGCTCAAGGTTACTCAACATCTGACTGTCCATTCATACCGATCGTTGATTTGAGATTCGATGCAGGATTCAGATAGACTGCCAGAATCAGCCAACTGTCTCGATCAGGAGGCACGAATGCCTGCGCCACAGTATCAACCAAAATCACCAACTAGTCTACCTCAAGTGAAGAGCAGATATAATCCTAACTCACCCACATAAATTCTTAGGAGAAAATAAACCCAACGGGAATGCAGTAAATAGCATCGACTTCAGGGCACCGCAACTCCCAACCCAGGCTTAAGCTTTAGGGTCCCCACTTGGGAAGATCAACAGCAGAAGATCAGCTCCATTCCGGG
This genomic window contains:
- a CDS encoding uncharacterized protein (COG:S;~EggNog:ENOG410PTEQ), translating into MSVTTTSTGTAASASSTCINKLYDIPVKDAACAMPMRNNNSAIMSSCCGSASIVSYDSCDYYCLAQDQTVGTLAECLIKASEAGEVWCNTNANATATGSVPTTGAGTIVSTATATGGSSSTGSSTSSGSTASSTSGAGVAVTKKSVGVLALLFFGSTAGFLL